Within Pseudomonadota bacterium, the genomic segment CCGCCACTCTCCAGAGTGGCTAGGTATAAATTCTCAGGTTGACGATCTCTTTCATGGCCGGTCGGATACCGGCGTTCCAATTACTCCCGCAACTTTTTTTGCCTGTGTTCGAACTAGCCACTTGTGAGTAATCCAGATACTAAAGCATCCAGTGCCTCTCTTGGATGGTACAGTCGAAGTTATATTCCGCATCTCGACGCCGCAAATATTTTACAGTTCATCACAATTCGTCTGGCAGACTCCCTACTACAGAATAAGCTTAGATCTTTAGAGATAGAGCTAAAAGAGAGCCCATCAACCGTTACAATCAAGCGACGCCAACAGATCGAAACGTGGCTCGATGCAGGGTATGGCGCGCCCCTTCTCGCTAATCCTAAGGTCGCTTGTGTCGTTGCATCAGCACT encodes:
- a CDS encoding transposase: MSNPDTKASSASLGWYSRSYIPHLDAANILQFITIRLADSLLQNKLRSLEIELKESPSTVTIKRRQQIETWLDAGYGAPLLANPKVACVVASALLEFHKVRYTLHAWVIMPNHIHILIETRPEWPLYRVIGSFKR